DNA from Nitrospira sp.:
GACTGCAAAGCATCGCCGAGGATGCCGCTCCGGCCGGGGCGCTGAGTACGGGGCAGATCCTCGCCCTGCTTCGTGAACTGGGACCGACTGGTGGTTCGATACAGCCGGAAAATTGGATCAATCTCGATGACATAGGGTCGGAAGCTTCTTCCTGCTTGAGCTCGGCATGCCCGATCCCTTCTGCCCTGGCCTATCTGCAATATACGTCCGGCTCCACCTCCGCGCCCAAAGGGGTCATGGTCAGTCACGGGAACATGGCCGCTCAGAGCCGCTGTATTACCGAAGCTGGCTGTTATGATGCCGAATCCGTCACCCTATCCTGGATGCCGCATTTTCACGACTATGGATTGGTGAAGGGGATCATACAGCCTGCCTGGATCGGGCGACCGTCCTACCTCATGTCCCCGCTCACATTCTTGAAACGTCCGCTGCGCTGGCTGGAAGCCATTCAACGTTTTCAGGTCACGCACAGCGGCGGTCCCAACTTCGCCTATCGCCACTGTGTGGAGGCCCTCACAGCGGAAGAGCGCCTGAAGCTGGACCTCACCGGTTGGAAGGTGGCCAGCTGCGGGGCGGAACCGATTGCGCCAGACACCATCGACCGATTCGTCGAAAGGTTCGCTCCGGCCGGATTCAGGCGGGAGGCATTCTTCCCCGCCTACGGGATGGCGGAATATACGTTGCTGATTTCCCTGAAGCTGGAGGGGGTGCCGCCGACCGTGCAATCGCTTGATCCTGCGGCATTGGAACAGGGGGTGGTCCGCCCGGCTGAGCCAGCCGCTTCACCGGTTCGACAGGTGGTCGGGTGCGGGGTTCCGGTCGGTGATACGAAGGTCGTCATCGTCCATCCGGAGACCCTGTCTCGTTGCGCGGCGCAACAGGTCGGCGAAATCTGGCTGGCGGGGGCCAGTACCACCCAGGGCTATTGGAACAATCCGGACGACACGTCGCACACGTTCGGCGCGACCCTCCGCGATACGTGCGAAGGACCGTTCCTGCGGACCGGCGACCTGGGGTTTGTGAAGGAAGGCGAAGTCTTCGTGACGGGGCGGTTGAAAGACCTGTTGATCGTTCGAGGGAGAAACCACTATCCCCAGGACATCGAACGGACGGTGGAACGATGCCATGCCCTCTGTCGCGCGGGCGGTGCCGCCGCGTTTTCACTGCAGGAAGGCGGTGAGGAAGTCGTCGTGGTCGTGCAGGAGGTCGAACGACAGGCGGAGGCGTCGAATGTCGAAGAGTTGGCCGGTGCCGTTCGCTCCGCCGTATCGGAACAACATGACCTCCATGTTGCAACGGTCGTTTTCATCAAGGCCGGAACTCTCCCTAAGACCTCGAGCGGGAAGGTGCAGCGACGGGCCTGCCGCGAGCAATTTCTCGCCGGTCGGCTTGCGACCATCGGACAGAGCCTATCGCGACGACCGGTACAGTCTGTCGCCACTAGGGTCGCCAAGCCTGAAGACCTGCCAGTGCTTTCGTCCGAGGCCGGACGGCAACGAATCGAGCAGGATCTTCGAACGCTGGTTGCCGATCGCCTGGGGTGCAGCCGAGAGTCAATCCCCTGTGACCGGCCGGTCCATCTTTTTGGAATCGATTCGTTGATGGCGGCCGAGGTGTTGCATCGGGTGGAGGAACAATTCGGCGTCTCGCTTTCGTTACAGGCCCTATTGGGAGGGGCGACGCTCGACGATCTGGTCGTCACGATCGCCCAAGAGACCATCCGTTCCAAGCGCCAACCCCTGGCGGCCATGCTTCCGGAAATAACGCAGGCGGAGCAGGGGAATCTGTGCCTCCTCTCCGACAACCAGGCGGCCCTGTGGTTCCTGAGTCAATTGGCCCCCGACAGCGCCGCTGCCAATGTCTCGGTCTTGCTGCATCTGCCGCCGAGGATCGATGAGGCCGCGCTGCGACAGGCCCTTGAACGACTCGCAGAACGGCATGCGATCCTGCGGACGACCTATGAGACCCAGCAGGAGATTCCCGTTCAGCGGATTCACGTTCGCCTGCCCTTCAGCTGGACCGGTCACGACGCCACCGCGTGGGGCTGGGCGCGCCTGCGTCAGGAGGCGATGGAGGCGGCGGCCCTTCCCTTCGATCTCCTCCAGGGGCCGGTTTGGCGGGCAGCGTTCTTTCATCGCGAACAGGGCCCGTTTCTGCTGCTGGTCGCCCATCACATCGCAGTGGACGGCTGGTCGATGACTCTGTTGATGGACGAACTCAAACAACACTACGCCTCCGCACAGGTTTCATTTGCGGGAACGGCGGATAAGATCGGTCCTGCGCCGACTCCCTATAGTGAATTCGTCGGTTGGCATCGAACGTTGCTGGAAGGCGAGGAGGGCCGTCGCCTGTCGGAATATTGGAAGGCCAGGCTGACGGGGGAATTGCCGAACTACGACGTCTTGTATGACCGGCACCAGACCACCGTCGAACCAAGCCGCTATGTTTGGCAGGCCTTCCATGTCGACCAGGGATTGGTGGAACGGCTCAAGACTTTCGCCCGGGCGGAAGGCACGACGTTGTATGCCGTCTGTCTGGCTGCGCTGCAAGTGTTGCTCTATCGCTACACCGATCAGGAAGACGTGATGATCGCGACTCCTTCGTTCGGTCGCAGTCGGTCACGATTCGCTCGGACGGTCGGGGACTTCGTGAACATGTTGGTCTTGCGGGTCAGCCTTCAGGCGGACCGGACCGGTCGCGATCTCCTCGCGCAGACCAGGCGCACCCTGCTGGAGGCGCTCGACCATCAGGACTATCCCTACGCGCGGCTCGTCTCGGACCTGCGACCGGCACGCGATTTTCAGCGTGCGCCGCTGGCGCAGGTGCTCTTCGTGCTGCAACCGTTCAGATTGCTGGCCGAACTCGATGAACGAACGGGCTTGTCGACTCCGTCATCCCCGGGGGAGGGACCGGGAGCCTGGGAGGCCTATGTCATCCCCCAACAGAGCGGACAATTCGATCTCTGCGTGGAACTCGCGGAATCGGCGCAGGGATTGAGCGGGTATGTCGAATACAAGGAAGGGTTGTTCACACCGGACAGGGTGGCGCGGCTGCAGGAACATTACGTGCAGGTCTTGGAAGGTCTTGTGACCGACCCCGCCGCGCCTATCGGCTTGTTGCCCCTCATGTCCGAAGCCGAGCGGCGCGAGACCGTGCTCGCATGGGGTCAGCCTCAGAAATCCGTCGAGGTCGGACAGTGCCTCCATCGACTGATCGAGGCGCAGGTGCAGCGGACTCCCGATGCGATCGCGGTCAGACAGGACCATGAGGAACTGACCTATCGGGAGTTGAATGGACGGGCGAATCGTCTGGCCCATTACCTGCGCCGGCGTGGGGTGGCTCCCGGCGTGGTCGTCGGGCTGTGCCTCGAACGGTCGCTCAATTTGATCGTCGGGATGTTGGGCATTCTGAAATCGGGCGGGGCCTACTTGCCCTTGGATGCCGACTATCCGACCGATCGGCTGGAATATATGTTGCGGGACAGTCAGGTTCGGGTGCTGGTGACCCAGCAGGATCAGTTGGGCCGGTTACCGGCCACGAATCCCCATACCGTCTGTCTCGATTCTGAATGGGCTACCATTGCGCGGTTTCCCGACAGCCCGGTCGAGGGGACGGAGGCTTCGGACAATCTGGCCTATGTCATCTACACTTCCGGTTCCACCGGCCATCCCAAGGGGGTGATGATCGAACATCGATCGATCGCCAACTATGTGCACGCCATTACCGGCATCGTCGGGTTGACGGCGCGCGATCGGGTGCTCCAGTTCGCCTCACTGAGTTTCGACACGGCGGCCGAAGAAATTTTTCCCTGCCTCACGACCGGCGGGACGCTGCTGTTGAGGACCCCCACGATGGTCGATTCCGTTTCGGGCTTCCTGGACCGGTGCCGCGACTGGCAGGTGACGGTCTTGGACCTGCCGACCGCCTATTGGCATGAAGTCGTCGCGCACATGGAATCTGAGCGGCTCATTTTTCCGGAATCCGTGACGACCGTCATCATCGGCGGTGAGCGTGTCCTGCCCCAGATCGTGCAACGTTGGGCGAAGCTGGTCGGCAAAACCGTTCGCCTGCTGAATACCTATGGGCCGACGGAAACGACGGTCGCGGTGACGGTCTCCGACCTGACCGGGGTCGGTGCGGACGGGGACCTGCAAGGCGACCTCCCGATCGGGCGGGTGGTTCCCCATGCTTCGGTGTATGTGCTGGATCGGCATCGGCAGCCGGTTCCGGTGGGCGTGGTTGGGGAACTCTATGTCGGCGGTGTGGGGGTTGCGCGGGGGTATAGGGGGCGGCCCGATTTGACCGAAGCGACATTCATTCCCGATCCGTTTTCAACCCAGGCGGGGGCGCGACTGTATCGGACCGGCGATCTTGTGCGTTGGCGAGCCGACGCACAGCTGGACTATCGAGGCCGTGTCGATCGCCAGGTGAAGATTCGAGGGTATCGGATCGAGTTGGAAGAAATCGAGGCGGTCTTGAACCGGCATCAGGATCTGGAACGGGCCGTGGTCGAGGTGCGGGAAGATCAGCCGGGAGACAAGCGGATCGTCGCCTTCATGGTGCCTCGCCCCCACAACAGGCTGGGGCTCGTACAACTGCGGGAACAGCTTCGCCGCCAATTGCCCGCGCACATGATCCCCTCATCGTTCATCGAACTGGAAGCCCTTCCCTTGACGGCCAATGGAAAGGTCGATCGTCGGGCCCTCCGCGTCGCCGCCGACAGCCGTGCAGGCAAAGTCGAGTTGACGTCCGAGTACCTTGCCCCGCGGGATGCGACGGAGCAGATGTTGGCTCACATCTGGAGTGAAATCCTGCACGTCAAGGATGTCGGGGTGCAGGACAACTTTTTCGAATTGGGCGGCCATTCCCTGTTGGCCACGCAACTGGCGTCGAGGGTCCAAGCCCTGTTCCGGGTCGTGCTCCCGCTGCGGCAGGTGTTCGCGAGGCCGACGATCGCCACCTTGGCCGACGTGATCAGGCTGGCACAGGGTGGGAGAAATACGGCACAGGAGGCGGAACGGCGGATCATCACAAGGGTGGCGCGAGGAACGCCCCTGCCCCTGTCCTTTGCGCAGGAGCGGATGTGGTTCCTTTATCAATTGTCGCCAGACGCGGCCGCCTACAACATTCCAGCCAGCGTGCGGCTGCACGGCCCCCTCAATAAGGCCGCCCTGCGCTGGAGTGTCGGTGAACTCGTTCGACGTCATGAAGCGCTCCGAACCACCTTCACGAACATCGACGGGCAGCCGCGCCAAGTGATCCACGCCTCATTGGAACCGTTCTGGGCCGATGACGATGTGCGGATGCTTCAGCAGGAATTGCGCGAACCGCGGGCGCAGGAACTGGCGACCGCCGAAGCCCGCCGTCCGTTCGATCTTGAACGGGGGCCGCTGCTGCGTATCCAGCTCATCCAGTTGGGTGAAGAAGATCATGTGTTGGTAATGAATACGCACCACATCATTTCCGACCAATGGTCCTATGGGGTGATCGCCCGTGAACTGGTGGCCTGTTACAACGCCTTCTGTGCGGGCAAACCCTTCACCGTTCAACCGGAACTCGAGATTCAATACGCCGATTTCGCCCAGTGGCAACGGGCCTGGCTCACCGGCCCCGCGCTGGCGGAACAACTCGCGCATTGGAAGGCCAAGTTGATCGATCTGCCGGTGGTGGCCCTGCCGTCCGACCGGCCGCGGCTGCCGGTTCACTCCTTCAAGGGCGATCACGTGTCGCTGGATCTGTCCTGGGCCTTGATGAATCGGCTCAAGCAGCTCAGCGTCCGCGAAGGGGTCACGCTCTACATGCTGTTCTTGACCGGGTTTTTCGCCCTCTTGTATCGCCTCACGCAACAGCGGGACCTGGTGATCGGCACGCCGATCGCCAATCGCAACCGGCTGGAGGTCGAGGATTTGATCGGCACGTTCGTCAATACGTTGGTGCTGAGGACAGTTGTCACGGGCGACCTGACGTTCCGTGACTTGCTGGGGAAGGTGCGCGACCTGTCTCTCGATGCCTATGCGCATCAAGACATTCCTTTCGAAAAGCTCGTCGAGGAGTTGCGCCCGGATCGCAGCCAGGGCGGATTGCCGATGGTGCAGGTGCTCTTCAATTTCGCCAACACGCCGTTTGCGCGCACGGAGTTCCAACACCTGTCCTGGACACCTTACGAAGTGAGCCGCGGCGCCGCTCAGCTCGATCTGGGCCTCTCGATCGACCCGTACGCCTCGCGCAAGGCCTATCTGGAATTCAATACGGACCTGTTCGACCGCATGACCGTCGAGCGGTGGTTGGATTGCTATCGGCATCTGATGGAGGCGGTTGTGGAACAGCCCGAGGAAAAGATCGGGCGTTTGGCGATATTCACGGAACGGGAACGACAGCGAATCCTTCGGGAGTGGAACGCCACCGACATGCCGTTCGATCGCGAAGCCTGCTTTCCCCAATTGTTCGAAGCGCAGGTGAGCAGGACCCCCGACGCCACGGCCGTGACGTTCGAGGGCGTCGAACTGTCCTATGGGGAACTGAATCGCCGCGTGAACCGGCTGGCACATCACCTGCGCGAACAGGGGGTGGGACCGGACGTGGTGGTGCCGGTGTTTCTGGAGCGATCGCTTGAACTGCTCATCAGCTTGCTGGCCATTATGAAAGCCGGCGGCGCCTATCTTCCGTTGGTTCCGGGGTTGCCGGTGCGGAGGCTCGCGACCATGATCGAGGCCGGCCAGGCGGCCGTACTTGTGACTGATTCCAGTCTCCTCGCGGGGCTGCCGCACCATCAACTTCATGTGTTGTGCATGGACCGCGACGCGGATCTGTTGGCGCGTTATCCTTCCGACAACCCTTCGCCCGTCGCCGGATCCCGACACCTCGCCTATGTGCTGTTCACCTCCGGATCAACCGGTCAGCCGAAGGGGGTGGAGATCGAACATCGAGCCCTGGTGAATTTCCTCCTGTCGATGCAGCGTGAGCCCGGTATGACCAGCCGCGATGTCATGATGGCCCTCACGCCGCTCTCCTTCGACATCGCCGGGCTGGAACTGTATCTTCCGCTGTTGGCGGGAGCGGGAATCATCCTGGCGAACCGTCGGCAGGCGATGGATGGGCCCTGGTTACAGCGGGAACTCGACCAGGGCCGAGTCACCGTCATGCAGGCGACTCCTGCCACCTGGCGCATCGTGCTGCAAGCGGGATGGCAGGGCGGGCGAAGGGTAAAGGTGCTCTGCGGCGGCGAATCCTTGTCCCGCGAACTTGCCCAAGAGTTGCTGGCCAGGGCGGGATCCCTCTGGAATGTCTATGGACCGACGGAGACGACCATTTGGTCGACGTTGGAGCGGGTGCGTACCGCCGAACGTCCTGTTTCCCTTGGGCGCCCCATCGCCAATACCCAGGTCTATGTATTGGATCCCAACCGGGAGCCTGTGCCGGTGGGAATCCCCGGGGAGTTGTACATCGGTGGAACAGGCCTCGCGCGTGGGTATAGGGGCGCGCCTCACTTGACCGAAGAGCGATTCGTTTCCAGTCCGTTTCGAACAGGAGAGCGGCTCTATCGCACGGGGGACCAGGTCAAGTGGTTGCCGGACGGCAGGTTGGAGTACGTCGGCCGCATCGATCACCAAGTCAAGCTGCGCGGGTTCCGGATCGAGTTGGGAGAAATCGAATCGGTGCTGGCGGAACATCCGACCGTCAAACAGGCGGTGGTCGTCGTGCGGGAAGATGCTCCGGGGGACAAACGACTGGTGGCCTATGTGACGGCCAAAGACGGACAGATCTGCGATCCACAGACGCTTCGCCGTGCGCTCCGCGAGGCGATTCCGGACTATATGGTGCCGGCCGCCATCGTGCCCCTCGCGGAGTTTCCACTCACGCCGAACGGAAAGGTCGATCGCAGCACATTGCCGGTTCCGTCGGCGGAGCCGGTCCATGACGGCCCCCAGGCGATCGAGCCGCGGAATCGCATCGAACTCCAGTTGGCCGCGATTTGGGAGCAGGTCTTGGGGATCACGCCGATCGGCATCCGCGACAATTTCTTTGCGCTGGGGGGCTATTCTCTGCTGGCGCTGCGGATGTTCAGCGCGATCGAGCAGACCTTCGGCACCCGCCTGCCGATGGCCCTGCTCTTTCAGGCGCCGACGATCGAGCAGTTGGCGGATGTCCTCGCCGACGAAGGCTGTACGGTGCGCTGGCGGTCCTTGGTCGCCGTCCAGCCGGAGGGAAAGCAGCCGCCGTTCTTCGCGGTTCCGGGAGTCGGGGGCAATGTGCTCGTGTTCGCCCGTTTGGCCAAATTGCTGGGCAACGATCAACCATTCTACGGCCTGCAGGCACGCGGCTTGGACGGGAAAGAAAAGCCCTTTATGAGGGTGGAAGACATGGCCGCGCATTACATCGACGAAATCAGGTCGGTCCAGCCGCAGGGACCCTATCTCATCGGAGGGACCTGCACCGGAGGACTGGCCGCCTATGAGATCGCGCAGCAGCTCACGGCGCAAGGAGAGAAGGTGATTCTGGCGGTCATAGAATCGTGGCACCCTCGCTCCTACCTCACCCATTGGAGCAGGCCGCCCTACCAGCTCTGGCCCATCCTGTTCGTGGGGATGAAGATCGCGACGTACCTTCGTCTCATGCTCGGACTGCCCGTGCGGGAGTGGTCAACGTTCTGGAGAGGAAAGTTGAAACGGCTCTGGAGTCTCATGCACCATACAGAAGCGGCCGAGGATCAGGACGAATTCTTGTACAAGGACCAGGTGACCTACGCCACCTTCCATGCAGTGGCGCGGTACCGGTTGAAACCGTTGCGAGCGCAGGTCTTGAATGTGATTGCTT
Protein-coding regions in this window:
- a CDS encoding polyketide synthase module, with the protein product MVRHPAVTIPPCETILDVLRWRAEHQPDQRAYVFLRDGVSGDTFLTYGELDAKARAIAGYLQSRFKPGERLLLVYPPGLDFVQAFWGALYAGLIAVPVPPPDAFRLKSGIARLQSIAEDAAPAGALSTGQILALLRELGPTGGSIQPENWINLDDIGSEASSCLSSACPIPSALAYLQYTSGSTSAPKGVMVSHGNMAAQSRCITEAGCYDAESVTLSWMPHFHDYGLVKGIIQPAWIGRPSYLMSPLTFLKRPLRWLEAIQRFQVTHSGGPNFAYRHCVEALTAEERLKLDLTGWKVASCGAEPIAPDTIDRFVERFAPAGFRREAFFPAYGMAEYTLLISLKLEGVPPTVQSLDPAALEQGVVRPAEPAASPVRQVVGCGVPVGDTKVVIVHPETLSRCAAQQVGEIWLAGASTTQGYWNNPDDTSHTFGATLRDTCEGPFLRTGDLGFVKEGEVFVTGRLKDLLIVRGRNHYPQDIERTVERCHALCRAGGAAAFSLQEGGEEVVVVVQEVERQAEASNVEELAGAVRSAVSEQHDLHVATVVFIKAGTLPKTSSGKVQRRACREQFLAGRLATIGQSLSRRPVQSVATRVAKPEDLPVLSSEAGRQRIEQDLRTLVADRLGCSRESIPCDRPVHLFGIDSLMAAEVLHRVEEQFGVSLSLQALLGGATLDDLVVTIAQETIRSKRQPLAAMLPEITQAEQGNLCLLSDNQAALWFLSQLAPDSAAANVSVLLHLPPRIDEAALRQALERLAERHAILRTTYETQQEIPVQRIHVRLPFSWTGHDATAWGWARLRQEAMEAAALPFDLLQGPVWRAAFFHREQGPFLLLVAHHIAVDGWSMTLLMDELKQHYASAQVSFAGTADKIGPAPTPYSEFVGWHRTLLEGEEGRRLSEYWKARLTGELPNYDVLYDRHQTTVEPSRYVWQAFHVDQGLVERLKTFARAEGTTLYAVCLAALQVLLYRYTDQEDVMIATPSFGRSRSRFARTVGDFVNMLVLRVSLQADRTGRDLLAQTRRTLLEALDHQDYPYARLVSDLRPARDFQRAPLAQVLFVLQPFRLLAELDERTGLSTPSSPGEGPGAWEAYVIPQQSGQFDLCVELAESAQGLSGYVEYKEGLFTPDRVARLQEHYVQVLEGLVTDPAAPIGLLPLMSEAERRETVLAWGQPQKSVEVGQCLHRLIEAQVQRTPDAIAVRQDHEELTYRELNGRANRLAHYLRRRGVAPGVVVGLCLERSLNLIVGMLGILKSGGAYLPLDADYPTDRLEYMLRDSQVRVLVTQQDQLGRLPATNPHTVCLDSEWATIARFPDSPVEGTEASDNLAYVIYTSGSTGHPKGVMIEHRSIANYVHAITGIVGLTARDRVLQFASLSFDTAAEEIFPCLTTGGTLLLRTPTMVDSVSGFLDRCRDWQVTVLDLPTAYWHEVVAHMESERLIFPESVTTVIIGGERVLPQIVQRWAKLVGKTVRLLNTYGPTETTVAVTVSDLTGVGADGDLQGDLPIGRVVPHASVYVLDRHRQPVPVGVVGELYVGGVGVARGYRGRPDLTEATFIPDPFSTQAGARLYRTGDLVRWRADAQLDYRGRVDRQVKIRGYRIELEEIEAVLNRHQDLERAVVEVREDQPGDKRIVAFMVPRPHNRLGLVQLREQLRRQLPAHMIPSSFIELEALPLTANGKVDRRALRVAADSRAGKVELTSEYLAPRDATEQMLAHIWSEILHVKDVGVQDNFFELGGHSLLATQLASRVQALFRVVLPLRQVFARPTIATLADVIRLAQGGRNTAQEAERRIITRVARGTPLPLSFAQERMWFLYQLSPDAAAYNIPASVRLHGPLNKAALRWSVGELVRRHEALRTTFTNIDGQPRQVIHASLEPFWADDDVRMLQQELREPRAQELATAEARRPFDLERGPLLRIQLIQLGEEDHVLVMNTHHIISDQWSYGVIARELVACYNAFCAGKPFTVQPELEIQYADFAQWQRAWLTGPALAEQLAHWKAKLIDLPVVALPSDRPRLPVHSFKGDHVSLDLSWALMNRLKQLSVREGVTLYMLFLTGFFALLYRLTQQRDLVIGTPIANRNRLEVEDLIGTFVNTLVLRTVVTGDLTFRDLLGKVRDLSLDAYAHQDIPFEKLVEELRPDRSQGGLPMVQVLFNFANTPFARTEFQHLSWTPYEVSRGAAQLDLGLSIDPYASRKAYLEFNTDLFDRMTVERWLDCYRHLMEAVVEQPEEKIGRLAIFTERERQRILREWNATDMPFDREACFPQLFEAQVSRTPDATAVTFEGVELSYGELNRRVNRLAHHLREQGVGPDVVVPVFLERSLELLISLLAIMKAGGAYLPLVPGLPVRRLATMIEAGQAAVLVTDSSLLAGLPHHQLHVLCMDRDADLLARYPSDNPSPVAGSRHLAYVLFTSGSTGQPKGVEIEHRALVNFLLSMQREPGMTSRDVMMALTPLSFDIAGLELYLPLLAGAGIILANRRQAMDGPWLQRELDQGRVTVMQATPATWRIVLQAGWQGGRRVKVLCGGESLSRELAQELLARAGSLWNVYGPTETTIWSTLERVRTAERPVSLGRPIANTQVYVLDPNREPVPVGIPGELYIGGTGLARGYRGAPHLTEERFVSSPFRTGERLYRTGDQVKWLPDGRLEYVGRIDHQVKLRGFRIELGEIESVLAEHPTVKQAVVVVREDAPGDKRLVAYVTAKDGQICDPQTLRRALREAIPDYMVPAAIVPLAEFPLTPNGKVDRSTLPVPSAEPVHDGPQAIEPRNRIELQLAAIWEQVLGITPIGIRDNFFALGGYSLLALRMFSAIEQTFGTRLPMALLFQAPTIEQLADVLADEGCTVRWRSLVAVQPEGKQPPFFAVPGVGGNVLVFARLAKLLGNDQPFYGLQARGLDGKEKPFMRVEDMAAHYIDEIRSVQPQGPYLIGGTCTGGLAAYEIAQQLTAQGEKVILAVIESWHPRSYLTHWSRPPYQLWPILFVGMKIATYLRLMLGLPVREWSTFWRGKLKRLWSLMHHTEAAEDQDEFLYKDQVTYATFHAVARYRLKPLRAQVLNVIASKHPLTNSTEDTRLVFGEAAMEMSRTVYLPAEDSGRLFVAPQVQELAIQLRTFWQEAWAMLGHKPDESGKGPSSRAA